The following DNA comes from Mesorhizobium sp. B2-1-8.
CTCCTTCAGCCCCGACGGGGCGAGATCTTCCATCAGTTCCACGAAATCCATGTGCACCATCCTGCGCACGCGCCGGGCGAGATGCGGGATAGGGCTGGACGGTTCGGTGCGGTCGTAGAAGGCAACCACGAGATCGAGGCATTTGACGACCTCGTCGCGCGAGTTGATCCGGTCAGGCAGGCCAGCGCTGGTTTCCACAGGGCTTGCCACACTTGCCATCGTCTCGGCTCCATGACCGTTTTGGGTGGGCGTCGATGCCGGTTGAGCCGGCTGCGGTGCAGGGTTTGCCGCACCGTTGGCCATGGCGCCGATGCTGGAATTCCGCTCCAGCGTCGTCAGCAAGCGCTGCAGGAACTTCTTCAGATCCGGAACGGCCGCGCCGTTGCCGTCGATGCGGGCATTAAGCGCGGTATCCACCGCCTCCAGCGCCGAAATCGCTGCGTGCGCATCGGCCAAAAGTGTCGTGACAGCGTCCGCGGCCTGATCGATCTGTGCCGCGCATCCAGTGCGCACCCGGTTCAGCAACTGGTTGTGGGCGGCCGTCAGCGCCGCCTTTTCGGCGGTCCCCAGGCCGGAGGCAGCTTCCTGGAGCATGACGCGCTCGTCGAGCGCTGCCTGTTCTAGGTCTCGCCCGCTGATAGGCCCGATGGCGCGCGGTGAGAAGAAGACGGTCTGCCTGATGTTCGCCAGCAAGCCTTCCTGGCCGTTCTGGAGGTCGAGCAGCGCATTGATGCGTCGTAGCGCTGCGTCGCGGGGCGTGGCACTCGTCCGCAAAGCCGGATGCATCGTATCCCAATACTGGTCGAAAGTTCTTGCGATTAGGGTTAGCCCCTGGGCGAGGCCGGCGAGTTTCTCTTCATTGGCCAGCGCGCGCGTGACGATGACCAGAAGGCGCAAATCCCGGCCGCGCGACCGCAGTTCTTCCGATTTTTCGAGGACGGCCGCCCAGTCGACTGAGCTGGTTGATTGCGAAGCCTTGTTGCCACCGTCGTGGACGACCTTGAGCTGGGCTTCCGTGAGCCGCTCCAGCTCTTGAAAGGCCGGGTCGTTGCGCAAATCCTCTCCCGACGGGTTCGCACCGTTCAGAGGATTCAGCCAGAGTGCGAGATCAATCACACCTACCCCCAGCAAAGGGCCCTGTGACCCATGTGACGCAACGTTATCATCGGTCCCATGCCACGACAATTGAGCACTTCCTCAAAAACTAACAGAAGCTGAATGCTGCAGTAGTCTTTCGACCAACCCATTGCGCGGTTGGCGGGCCGGGTATGTGAAATGGCTCGCGTGGTTCAGACCGCAATCCGGGTTTGTTGCAGGAGTTTGCAGGGCTTGTGTAACCACGAGGTGCCGCCTGAACCGGGTCGGAAGGCCTCCTTCGTCACACGGCTTTGTCAAGCAGCCGCTTCTATGGCAGGGTACGGTCAGCAGATCTCGGGGGCAGGTTCAAATGGAACAGCGCCGATCGTCGCAGAGTTTCAAGCGCAAGGAACTCGTTGCAAAGCTCAATCCCACGGGGGTGCGCGCCTTCAAGGCCGCCGCGGACACGGCCAAGCTGCGCGGCAACCCCTATGTCGAGCTCGTCCATTTCGTCCAGCAACTGGTGCTGTCCGAGCGCTCGGATGTGCAGATGATCGTTGCCGATGCCGGGCTGGATGTCAGCCGGTTGACGGCGGATATGACCCGCGCAATCGACAAGCTGCCCTACGGCGCGACCTCGGTGGAGGAATTTTCCGATCACATCTTCCATGCCATACAGGAAGGCTGGAGCTTGGCCACACTGGAATTCGGTGTCGATGAGGTGCGCAGCGCGCACATTCTTCTCGCCTGCCTGAAGATACCGGTGCTGGAAGGGCTGGTTTCGAAAATCAGCGCCGAATTCGACAAGATCGATGCGGATGGGGTCATTGCCCGCTTCGCCGAGGTCACTGAGGGCTCGCTCGAAGCCGGCTCACCTCCTGCCGTAGCTACGGCCGAAACACCGGTGAAACGCGGCCCGGGCGGGGATTCCGCACTCGCCAAATACGCCACCGACCTGACCCAGCGTGCCCGCGACGGCAAGATCGATCCGGTCGTCGGCCGCGATCCTGAAATCCGCCAGATTGTCGACATCCTGATGCGGCGCCGGCAGAACAACCCGATCCTGACCGGCGAGGCGGGCGTCGGCAAG
Coding sequences within:
- the tssA gene encoding type VI secretion system protein TssA; this translates as MIDLALWLNPLNGANPSGEDLRNDPAFQELERLTEAQLKVVHDGGNKASQSTSSVDWAAVLEKSEELRSRGRDLRLLVIVTRALANEEKLAGLAQGLTLIARTFDQYWDTMHPALRTSATPRDAALRRINALLDLQNGQEGLLANIRQTVFFSPRAIGPISGRDLEQAALDERVMLQEAASGLGTAEKAALTAAHNQLLNRVRTGCAAQIDQAADAVTTLLADAHAAISALEAVDTALNARIDGNGAAVPDLKKFLQRLLTTLERNSSIGAMANGAANPAPQPAQPASTPTQNGHGAETMASVASPVETSAGLPDRINSRDEVVKCLDLVVAFYDRTEPSSPIPHLARRVRRMVHMDFVELMEDLAPSGLKEFRLLAGVPDPKKPAQKDER